A DNA window from Gorilla gorilla gorilla isolate KB3781 chromosome 19, NHGRI_mGorGor1-v2.1_pri, whole genome shotgun sequence contains the following coding sequences:
- the SREK1 gene encoding splicing regulatory glutamine/lysine-rich protein 1 isoform X1, giving the protein MNSGGGFGLGLGFGLTPTSVIQVTNLSSAVTSEQMRTLFSFLGEIEELRLYPPDNAPLAFSSKVCYVKFRDPSSVGVAQHLTNTVFIDRALIVVPCAEGKIPEESKALSLLAPAPTMTSLMPGAGLLPIPTPNPLTTLGVSLSSLGAIPAAALDPNIATLGEIPQPPLMGNVDPSKIDEIRRTVYVGNLNSQTTTADQLLEFFKQVGEVKFVRMAGDETQPTRFAFVEFADQNSVPRALAFNGVMFGDRPLKINHSNNAIVKPPEMTPQAAAKELEEVMKRVREAQSFISAAIEPESGKSNERKGGRSRSHTRSKSRSSSKSHSRRKRSQSKHRSRSHNRSRSRQKDRRRSKSPHKKRSKSRERRKSRSRSHSRDKRKDTREKIKEKERVKEKDREKEREKEKEREKEKERGKNKDKDRDKEREKDREKDKEKDREREREKEHEKDRDKEKEKEQDKEKEREKDRSKEIDEKRKKDKKSRTPPRSYNASRRSRSSSRERRRRRSRSSSRSPRTSKTIKRKSSRSPSPRSRNKKDKKREKERDHISERRERERSTSMRKSSNDRDGKEKLEKNSTSLKEKEHNKEPDSSVSKEVDDKDAPRTEENKIQHNGNCQLNEENLSTKTEAV; this is encoded by the exons ATGAACAGCGGCGGCGGCTTCGGTTTGGGCTTAGGCTTCGGCCTCACCCCCACGTCGGTGATTCAGGTGACGAATCTGTCGTCGGCGGTGACCAGCGAGCAGATGCGGACGCTTTTTTCCTTCCTAGGAGAAATCGAGGAGCTGCGGCTCTACCCCCCGGA CAACGCACCTCTTGCTTTTTCCTCCAAAGTATGTTATGTTAAGTTTCGTGATCCATCAAGTGTTGGCGTGGCCCAGCATCTAACTAACACGGTTTTTATTGACAGAGCTCTGATAGTTGTTCCTTGTGCAGAAG GTAAAATCCCAGAGGAATCCAAAGCCCTCTCTTTATTGGCTCCTGCTCCAACCATGACAAGTCTGATGCCTGGTGCAGGATTGCTTCCAATACCGACCCCAAATCCTTTGACTACT CTTGGTGTTTCACTTAGCAGTTTGGGAGCTATACCAGCAGCAGCACTAGACCCCAACATTGCAACACTTGGAGAGATACCACAGCCACCACTTATGGGAAACGTGGATCCTTCCAAAATAGATGAAATTAGGAGAACGGTTTATGTTGGAAATCTGAATTCCCAG ACAACGACAGCTGATCAACTacttgaattttttaaacaaGTTGGAGAAGTGAAGTTTGTGCGGATGGCAGGTGATGAGACTCAGCCAACTCGGTttgcttttgtggaatttgcagaccAAAATTCTGTACCAAGGGCCCTTGCTTTTAATGGAGTTATGTTTGGAGACAGGCCACTGAA aataaATCACTCCAACAATGCAATAGTAAAACCCCCTGAGATGACACCTCAGGCTGCAGCTAAGGAGTTAGAAGAAGTAATGAAGCGAGTACGAGAAGCTCAGTCATTTATCTCAGCAGCTATTGAACCAG AGTCTGGAAAGAGCAATGAAAGAAAAGGCGGTCGATCTCGTTCCCATACTCGCTCAAAATCCAGGTCTAGCTCAAAATCCCATTCTAGAAGGAAAAGATCACAATCAAAACACAG gagtAGATCCCATAATAGATCACGttcaagacagaaagacagacgTAGATCTAAGAGCCCACATAAAAAACGCTCTAAATCAAGGGAGAGACGGAAGTCAAGGAGTCGTTCGCATTCACG ggacAAGAGAAAAGACACTCGAGAAAAGatcaaggaaaaggaaagagtgaaagagaaagacagggaaaaggagagagagaaggaaaaggaacgtgaaaaagaaaaggaacggggtaaaaacaaagataaagacCGGGACAAGGAACGGGAAAAGGACcgggaaaaagacaaggaaaaggacagagagagagaacggGAAAAAGAGCATGAAAAGGATCgagacaaagagaaggaaaaggaacagGACAAAGAAAAGGAACGAGAAAAAGACAGATCCAAAGAGatagatgaaaaaagaaagaaggataaaAAATCCAGAACACCACCCAGGAGTTACAATGCATCGCGAAGATCTCGTAGTTCCAGCAG GGAAAGGCgtaggaggaggagcaggagttCTTCCAGATCGCCAAGAACATcaaaaaccataaaaaggaaATCTTCTAGATCTCCATCCCCCAGGAG CAGAAATAAGaaggataaaaagagagaaaaagaaagggaccACATCagtgaaagaagagagagagaacgtTCAACGTCTATGAGAAAGAGTTCTAATGATAGAGATGGGAAGGAGAAGTTGGAGAAGAACAGTACTTCACTTAAA GAGAAAGAGCACAATAAAGAACCAGATTCAAGTGTGAGCAAAGAAGTAGATGACAAGGATGCACCAAGGACTGAGGAAAACAAAATACAGCACAATGGGAATTGTCAGCTGAATGAAGAAAACCTCTCTACCAAAACAGAAGCAGTATAG
- the SREK1 gene encoding splicing regulatory glutamine/lysine-rich protein 1 isoform X2, whose product MNSGGGFGLGLGFGLTPTSVIQVTNLSSAVTSEQMRTLFSFLGEIEELRLYPPDNAPLAFSSKVCYVKFRDPSSVGVAQHLTNTVFIDRALIVVPCAEGKIPEESKALSLLAPAPTMTSLMPGAGLLPIPTPNPLTTLGVSLSSLGAIPAAALDPNIATLGEIPQPPLMGNVDPSKIDEIRRTVYVGNLNSQTTTADQLLEFFKQVGEVKFVRMAGDETQPTRFAFVEFADQNSVPRALAFNGVMFGDRPLKINHSNNAIVKPPEMTPQAAAKELEEVMKRVREAQSFISAAIEPESGKSNERKGGRSRSHTRSKSRSSSKSHSRRKRSQSKHRSRSHNRSRSRQKDRRRSKSPHKKRSKSRERRKSRSRSHSRDKRKDTREKIKEKERVKEKDREKEREKEKEREKEKERGKNKDKDRDKEREKDREKDKEKDREREREKEHEKDRDKEKEKEQDKEKEREKDRSKEIDEKRKKDKKSRTPPRSYNASRRSRSSSRERRRRRSRSSSRSPRTSKTIKRKSSRSPSPRRNKKDKKREKERDHISERRERERSTSMRKSSNDRDGKEKLEKNSTSLKEKEHNKEPDSSVSKEVDDKDAPRTEENKIQHNGNCQLNEENLSTKTEAV is encoded by the exons ATGAACAGCGGCGGCGGCTTCGGTTTGGGCTTAGGCTTCGGCCTCACCCCCACGTCGGTGATTCAGGTGACGAATCTGTCGTCGGCGGTGACCAGCGAGCAGATGCGGACGCTTTTTTCCTTCCTAGGAGAAATCGAGGAGCTGCGGCTCTACCCCCCGGA CAACGCACCTCTTGCTTTTTCCTCCAAAGTATGTTATGTTAAGTTTCGTGATCCATCAAGTGTTGGCGTGGCCCAGCATCTAACTAACACGGTTTTTATTGACAGAGCTCTGATAGTTGTTCCTTGTGCAGAAG GTAAAATCCCAGAGGAATCCAAAGCCCTCTCTTTATTGGCTCCTGCTCCAACCATGACAAGTCTGATGCCTGGTGCAGGATTGCTTCCAATACCGACCCCAAATCCTTTGACTACT CTTGGTGTTTCACTTAGCAGTTTGGGAGCTATACCAGCAGCAGCACTAGACCCCAACATTGCAACACTTGGAGAGATACCACAGCCACCACTTATGGGAAACGTGGATCCTTCCAAAATAGATGAAATTAGGAGAACGGTTTATGTTGGAAATCTGAATTCCCAG ACAACGACAGCTGATCAACTacttgaattttttaaacaaGTTGGAGAAGTGAAGTTTGTGCGGATGGCAGGTGATGAGACTCAGCCAACTCGGTttgcttttgtggaatttgcagaccAAAATTCTGTACCAAGGGCCCTTGCTTTTAATGGAGTTATGTTTGGAGACAGGCCACTGAA aataaATCACTCCAACAATGCAATAGTAAAACCCCCTGAGATGACACCTCAGGCTGCAGCTAAGGAGTTAGAAGAAGTAATGAAGCGAGTACGAGAAGCTCAGTCATTTATCTCAGCAGCTATTGAACCAG AGTCTGGAAAGAGCAATGAAAGAAAAGGCGGTCGATCTCGTTCCCATACTCGCTCAAAATCCAGGTCTAGCTCAAAATCCCATTCTAGAAGGAAAAGATCACAATCAAAACACAG gagtAGATCCCATAATAGATCACGttcaagacagaaagacagacgTAGATCTAAGAGCCCACATAAAAAACGCTCTAAATCAAGGGAGAGACGGAAGTCAAGGAGTCGTTCGCATTCACG ggacAAGAGAAAAGACACTCGAGAAAAGatcaaggaaaaggaaagagtgaaagagaaagacagggaaaaggagagagagaaggaaaaggaacgtgaaaaagaaaaggaacggggtaaaaacaaagataaagacCGGGACAAGGAACGGGAAAAGGACcgggaaaaagacaaggaaaaggacagagagagagaacggGAAAAAGAGCATGAAAAGGATCgagacaaagagaaggaaaaggaacagGACAAAGAAAAGGAACGAGAAAAAGACAGATCCAAAGAGatagatgaaaaaagaaagaaggataaaAAATCCAGAACACCACCCAGGAGTTACAATGCATCGCGAAGATCTCGTAGTTCCAGCAG GGAAAGGCgtaggaggaggagcaggagttCTTCCAGATCGCCAAGAACATcaaaaaccataaaaaggaaATCTTCTAGATCTCCATCCCCCAGGAG AAATAAGaaggataaaaagagagaaaaagaaagggaccACATCagtgaaagaagagagagagaacgtTCAACGTCTATGAGAAAGAGTTCTAATGATAGAGATGGGAAGGAGAAGTTGGAGAAGAACAGTACTTCACTTAAA GAGAAAGAGCACAATAAAGAACCAGATTCAAGTGTGAGCAAAGAAGTAGATGACAAGGATGCACCAAGGACTGAGGAAAACAAAATACAGCACAATGGGAATTGTCAGCTGAATGAAGAAAACCTCTCTACCAAAACAGAAGCAGTATAG
- the SREK1 gene encoding splicing regulatory glutamine/lysine-rich protein 1 isoform X3 — MTSLMPGAGLLPIPTPNPLTTLGVSLSSLGAIPAAALDPNIATLGEIPQPPLMGNVDPSKIDEIRRTVYVGNLNSQTTTADQLLEFFKQVGEVKFVRMAGDETQPTRFAFVEFADQNSVPRALAFNGVMFGDRPLKINHSNNAIVKPPEMTPQAAAKELEEVMKRVREAQSFISAAIEPESGKSNERKGGRSRSHTRSKSRSSSKSHSRRKRSQSKHRSRSHNRSRSRQKDRRRSKSPHKKRSKSRERRKSRSRSHSRDKRKDTREKIKEKERVKEKDREKEREKEKEREKEKERGKNKDKDRDKEREKDREKDKEKDREREREKEHEKDRDKEKEKEQDKEKEREKDRSKEIDEKRKKDKKSRTPPRSYNASRRSRSSSRERRRRRSRSSSRSPRTSKTIKRKSSRSPSPRSRNKKDKKREKERDHISERRERERSTSMRKSSNDRDGKEKLEKNSTSLKEKEHNKEPDSSVSKEVDDKDAPRTEENKIQHNGNCQLNEENLSTKTEAV, encoded by the exons ATGACAAGTCTGATGCCTGGTGCAGGATTGCTTCCAATACCGACCCCAAATCCTTTGACTACT CTTGGTGTTTCACTTAGCAGTTTGGGAGCTATACCAGCAGCAGCACTAGACCCCAACATTGCAACACTTGGAGAGATACCACAGCCACCACTTATGGGAAACGTGGATCCTTCCAAAATAGATGAAATTAGGAGAACGGTTTATGTTGGAAATCTGAATTCCCAG ACAACGACAGCTGATCAACTacttgaattttttaaacaaGTTGGAGAAGTGAAGTTTGTGCGGATGGCAGGTGATGAGACTCAGCCAACTCGGTttgcttttgtggaatttgcagaccAAAATTCTGTACCAAGGGCCCTTGCTTTTAATGGAGTTATGTTTGGAGACAGGCCACTGAA aataaATCACTCCAACAATGCAATAGTAAAACCCCCTGAGATGACACCTCAGGCTGCAGCTAAGGAGTTAGAAGAAGTAATGAAGCGAGTACGAGAAGCTCAGTCATTTATCTCAGCAGCTATTGAACCAG AGTCTGGAAAGAGCAATGAAAGAAAAGGCGGTCGATCTCGTTCCCATACTCGCTCAAAATCCAGGTCTAGCTCAAAATCCCATTCTAGAAGGAAAAGATCACAATCAAAACACAG gagtAGATCCCATAATAGATCACGttcaagacagaaagacagacgTAGATCTAAGAGCCCACATAAAAAACGCTCTAAATCAAGGGAGAGACGGAAGTCAAGGAGTCGTTCGCATTCACG ggacAAGAGAAAAGACACTCGAGAAAAGatcaaggaaaaggaaagagtgaaagagaaagacagggaaaaggagagagagaaggaaaaggaacgtgaaaaagaaaaggaacggggtaaaaacaaagataaagacCGGGACAAGGAACGGGAAAAGGACcgggaaaaagacaaggaaaaggacagagagagagaacggGAAAAAGAGCATGAAAAGGATCgagacaaagagaaggaaaaggaacagGACAAAGAAAAGGAACGAGAAAAAGACAGATCCAAAGAGatagatgaaaaaagaaagaaggataaaAAATCCAGAACACCACCCAGGAGTTACAATGCATCGCGAAGATCTCGTAGTTCCAGCAG GGAAAGGCgtaggaggaggagcaggagttCTTCCAGATCGCCAAGAACATcaaaaaccataaaaaggaaATCTTCTAGATCTCCATCCCCCAGGAG CAGAAATAAGaaggataaaaagagagaaaaagaaagggaccACATCagtgaaagaagagagagagaacgtTCAACGTCTATGAGAAAGAGTTCTAATGATAGAGATGGGAAGGAGAAGTTGGAGAAGAACAGTACTTCACTTAAA GAGAAAGAGCACAATAAAGAACCAGATTCAAGTGTGAGCAAAGAAGTAGATGACAAGGATGCACCAAGGACTGAGGAAAACAAAATACAGCACAATGGGAATTGTCAGCTGAATGAAGAAAACCTCTCTACCAAAACAGAAGCAGTATAG
- the SREK1 gene encoding splicing regulatory glutamine/lysine-rich protein 1 isoform X4, producing MTPQAAAKELEEVMKRVREAQSFISAAIEPESGKSNERKGGRSRSHTRSKSRSSSKSHSRRKRSQSKHRSRSHNRSRSRQKDRRRSKSPHKKRSKSRERRKSRSRSHSRDKRKDTREKIKEKERVKEKDREKEREKEKEREKEKERGKNKDKDRDKEREKDREKDKEKDREREREKEHEKDRDKEKEKEQDKEKEREKDRSKEIDEKRKKDKKSRTPPRSYNASRRSRSSSRERRRRRSRSSSRSPRTSKTIKRKSSRSPSPRSRNKKDKKREKERDHISERRERERSTSMRKSSNDRDGKEKLEKNSTSLKEKEHNKEPDSSVSKEVDDKDAPRTEENKIQHNGNCQLNEENLSTKTEAV from the exons ATGACACCTCAGGCTGCAGCTAAGGAGTTAGAAGAAGTAATGAAGCGAGTACGAGAAGCTCAGTCATTTATCTCAGCAGCTATTGAACCAG AGTCTGGAAAGAGCAATGAAAGAAAAGGCGGTCGATCTCGTTCCCATACTCGCTCAAAATCCAGGTCTAGCTCAAAATCCCATTCTAGAAGGAAAAGATCACAATCAAAACACAG gagtAGATCCCATAATAGATCACGttcaagacagaaagacagacgTAGATCTAAGAGCCCACATAAAAAACGCTCTAAATCAAGGGAGAGACGGAAGTCAAGGAGTCGTTCGCATTCACG ggacAAGAGAAAAGACACTCGAGAAAAGatcaaggaaaaggaaagagtgaaagagaaagacagggaaaaggagagagagaaggaaaaggaacgtgaaaaagaaaaggaacggggtaaaaacaaagataaagacCGGGACAAGGAACGGGAAAAGGACcgggaaaaagacaaggaaaaggacagagagagagaacggGAAAAAGAGCATGAAAAGGATCgagacaaagagaaggaaaaggaacagGACAAAGAAAAGGAACGAGAAAAAGACAGATCCAAAGAGatagatgaaaaaagaaagaaggataaaAAATCCAGAACACCACCCAGGAGTTACAATGCATCGCGAAGATCTCGTAGTTCCAGCAG GGAAAGGCgtaggaggaggagcaggagttCTTCCAGATCGCCAAGAACATcaaaaaccataaaaaggaaATCTTCTAGATCTCCATCCCCCAGGAG CAGAAATAAGaaggataaaaagagagaaaaagaaagggaccACATCagtgaaagaagagagagagaacgtTCAACGTCTATGAGAAAGAGTTCTAATGATAGAGATGGGAAGGAGAAGTTGGAGAAGAACAGTACTTCACTTAAA GAGAAAGAGCACAATAAAGAACCAGATTCAAGTGTGAGCAAAGAAGTAGATGACAAGGATGCACCAAGGACTGAGGAAAACAAAATACAGCACAATGGGAATTGTCAGCTGAATGAAGAAAACCTCTCTACCAAAACAGAAGCAGTATAG